The proteins below are encoded in one region of Castor canadensis chromosome 6, mCasCan1.hap1v2, whole genome shotgun sequence:
- the Sub1 gene encoding activated RNA polymerase II transcriptional coactivator p15 — MPKSKELVSSSSSGSDSDSEVDKKLKRKKQVAPEKPVKKQKSGETSRALASSKQSSSSRDDNMFQIGKMRYVSVRDFKGKVLIDIREYWMDQEGEMKPGRKGISLNPEQWSQLKEQISDIDDAVRKL, encoded by the exons atgcCTAAATCAAAGGAACTTGTTTCTTCAAGCTCTTCTGGAAGTGATTCTGACAGTGAAGTTGACAAAAAG ttaaaGAGGAAAAAGCAGGTTGCTCCAGAAAAACCTGTAAAGAAGCAAAAGAGTGGTGAAACCTCAAGAGCTCTGGCATCTTCCAagcagagcagcagcagcagagatGATAACATGTTTCAG ATTGGAAAAATGAGATATGTCAGTGTTCGGGACTTTAAAGGGAAAGTTCTAATTGACATTAGAGAATATTGGATGGATCAGGAAGGTGAAATGAAACCAGGAAGAAAAG gtatttctTTAAATCCGGAGCAATGGAGCCAGTTGAAGGAACAGATTTCTGACATTGATGATGCAGTAAGAAAACTGTAA